One genomic window of Desulfurococcus mucosus DSM 2162 includes the following:
- a CDS encoding PKD domain-containing protein, which produces MDASLLLGYVDWVLWASSTAVIVLSVVRHASGSRDAGRWFLAGLTGLLIAGFADAVVNALYGGDTGILGSLPYGWVFPAASLGLTLTGGLYIVSGRLEEGVWQVLGGLLVVGLGLMALYLAGGRVGGLDRVLYVYVWSSRQGYFTGEAVNISVAVSPPVDTVEYVVSWGDGVVEHYTGGAAVNLSHVYASSGAYTVVINASGGGLTGFNSLALSISDKPWTPPWPFDIVVSPVAGFFNSLWQALTTPFNLQLLTTSPRLEEGSPEWGLYTAVLDASLTGLGFFLALRLIQAAVNGDARGFIDSVKEALVAVLLSLTAPYIYNASVDILNALSMRIVQGVDPMPSIASALTLISTGVILGFFIPAAAHLAALLTLILAATAALVAVRHWLTLSIAASTPLLAVAYLHPGLRGAVNRVIGLWSGLVLAGPLSAVFMKTWSLQVGGLGQAVTGLLVYAMLPNIMGLLGGGVGGAAERIGLFFYTTALKITGASKTRSQGGMVQPRPQDTGEGRVRLHTGRGVEGYGRLRVQGN; this is translated from the coding sequence TATCCGTGGTTAGACATGCCTCAGGCTCCAGGGATGCGGGCAGGTGGTTTCTAGCCGGGTTAACAGGGCTCCTGATAGCCGGGTTCGCCGACGCGGTTGTGAACGCGCTGTACGGCGGGGACACGGGTATCCTTGGGTCCCTGCCGTATGGATGGGTTTTCCCAGCTGCCTCACTAGGGTTAACGCTTACAGGAGGCCTCTACATAGTGTCAGGGAGGCTTGAGGAAGGCGTGTGGCAGGTTCTAGGAGGCCTCCTCGTCGTCGGACTCGGGTTAATGGCCCTCTACCTCGCCGGGGGAAGGGTCGGCGGCTTGGACAGGGTGCTCTACGTCTACGTGTGGAGTAGTAGGCAGGGCTACTTCACCGGGGAGGCCGTGAACATCTCGGTTGCAGTGTCTCCCCCGGTGGACACCGTGGAGTACGTTGTCTCATGGGGCGACGGCGTGGTGGAGCACTACACGGGGGGAGCCGCCGTCAACCTGAGCCATGTCTACGCCTCCAGCGGCGCCTACACCGTGGTGATCAATGCTTCAGGCGGCGGCTTAACAGGGTTCAACAGCCTCGCGTTGAGCATCAGTGATAAGCCGTGGACGCCTCCATGGCCCTTCGACATAGTTGTCTCACCGGTTGCAGGCTTCTTCAACTCCCTCTGGCAGGCTTTGACAACCCCTTTCAACCTACAGCTCCTCACCACGTCGCCGAGGCTTGAGGAGGGCTCCCCTGAATGGGGCCTCTACACAGCGGTGTTGGATGCGTCTCTCACCGGGCTGGGCTTCTTCCTGGCTTTAAGGCTCATCCAGGCCGCTGTGAACGGGGATGCCCGGGGCTTCATAGACTCCGTTAAGGAGGCACTGGTGGCCGTGTTGCTCTCCCTTACAGCCCCCTACATATATAATGCCTCCGTAGACATCCTCAACGCGTTATCCATGAGGATAGTGCAGGGCGTTGACCCAATGCCCTCAATAGCTTCAGCCCTAACCCTTATCTCCACAGGGGTCATCCTAGGCTTCTTCATCCCGGCCGCAGCCCACCTAGCAGCACTCCTCACACTCATACTCGCTGCAACAGCCGCACTAGTGGCTGTAAGACACTGGCTCACGCTCTCAATAGCTGCGTCGACACCCCTCTTAGCCGTAGCATACCTGCACCCGGGTCTCAGGGGAGCCGTGAACAGGGTGATAGGGTTGTGGAGCGGCCTCGTGCTCGCCGGCCCTCTCTCAGCGGTCTTCATGAAGACCTGGAGCCTGCAGGTCGGCGGCCTAGGGCAGGCTGTAACAGGGCTCCTAGTATACGCCATGCTCCCAAACATCATGGGTCTCCTAGGCGGGGGAGTAGGAGGCGCAGCCGAGAGGATCGGGCTATTCTTCTACACTACTGCGTTAAAGATTACAGGAGCCTCGAAGACGAGGAGCCAGGGAGGCATGGTGCAGCCGAGGCCACAGGATACCGGGGAGGGCAGGGTGAGGCTACACACGGGTAGAGGAGTGGAAGGCTATGGGAGGCTACGTGTGCAAGGCAATTAA